In Gammaproteobacteria bacterium, the following are encoded in one genomic region:
- a CDS encoding DUF2927 domain-containing protein, producing MRQSVGLRLTWDMSRRVFGRVRPSITFKSLFFYLLLLLMAGCSSLPVQQPTTTNPLHHYFLEIALGSEFGSHQSRIKKWNRDIDVRVKGLPTQDDIQTLKQVMSELSTLTRLQIRLTAREGADIEIYFVPKSEFSQIEKHYKTGNSGFFWAWWNPLTNEIYRARVLIETTGLTQQERNHLIHEELAQSLGLMKDSNRYADSIFYQSWSRVTNFSEMDRAVIELLYHQAIRPGMNREKVIKALEETSDYSR from the coding sequence ATGAGGCAGAGCGTTGGCTTGCGCCTAACTTGGGATATGAGCCGTAGAGTTTTTGGACGCGTGCGGCCATCAATCACTTTTAAATCTTTATTCTTTTATCTTTTGCTGCTATTAATGGCTGGTTGTTCCAGCCTGCCGGTTCAGCAGCCAACAACGACAAATCCACTGCATCACTATTTTTTGGAAATTGCGCTGGGCAGTGAGTTTGGCAGTCACCAATCCAGAATCAAAAAATGGAATCGGGATATTGACGTGCGGGTGAAAGGCCTGCCAACTCAAGATGATATTCAAACCTTAAAGCAGGTGATGAGTGAATTAAGCACTCTAACCCGATTACAAATCAGACTCACGGCAAGAGAGGGTGCAGATATTGAAATTTACTTCGTACCAAAATCTGAATTTAGCCAGATAGAGAAACATTACAAAACTGGGAATTCAGGTTTTTTCTGGGCTTGGTGGAATCCGTTGACAAATGAGATCTATCGGGCGCGTGTACTTATAGAAACGACCGGCCTCACACAGCAAGAGCGTAATCACTTAATCCATGAAGAGCTGGCGCAAAGTCTGGGGCTTATGAAAGATTCCAATCGTTATGCTGATAGCATTTTCTACCAGTCATGGAGCCGAGTAACAAATTTTTCTGAAATGGATCGGGCTGTAATAGAGCTGCTGTACCATCAAGCCATACGGCCAGGTATGAATAGAGAAAAAGTGATAAAAGCGCTTGAAGAGACAAGTGATTATTCAAGATGA
- the metH gene encoding methionine synthase: protein MSKFEQITQLLAKRILILDGAMGTMIQRHKLEEADYRGERFSDFHVDLKGNNDLLSLTQPDIIRDIHTAYLEAGADIVETNTFNSTSMSMADYEMESLVYELNVAGARLAREACDLMTAKTPHKPRFVAGVLGPTGRTCSISPDVNNPGYRNVTFDQLVEAYVEAMHGLVEGGSDIILIETIFDTLNAKAAIFAVEKYFETNDLRLPVMISGTITDASGRTLSGQTTEAFWNALNHANPISIGLNCALGADELRQYVEELSRIADTHVSAHPNAGLPNEFGEYDETPEEMAAAIGEWAQSGFLNIIGGCCGTTPDFIKAIADAVSQYAPRQIPEIEPQCRLSGLEPFNIAPDSLFVNIGERANVTGSAKFKRLILEEQYDEALDVCRAQVENGAQVIDINMDEAMLDGEKAMVTFLNLIASEPDISKVPVMVDSSKWPIIEAGLKCIQGKGIVNSISLKEGEKNFIKHARLCRQYGAAIIVMAFDEKGQADTQTRKIEICARSYNVLVNKVGFPPQDIIFDPNIFAVATGIDEHNNYAVDFIEATREIKKNLPYALISGGVSNVSFSLRGNNPVREAIHAVFLYHAIKAGMDMGIVNAGQLAVYDDLPDELRERVEDVVLNRRDDATDRLLEVANDYRGDGTAAKEEAQEWRSWPVEKRIEHAMVKGVDSYIVEDTEEIRQQLDRAIHVIEGPLMGGMNVVGDLFGAGKMFLPQVVKSARVMKKAVAHLIPFIEDEKDEGAKSAGKILMATVKGDVHDIGKNIVGVVLQCNNFEVVDLGVMVSTATILDEAKKHNVDIIGLSGLITPSLDEMVHVAKEMQRQGFTIPMMLGGATTSKAHTAVKVDQNYDHPTVWVKDASRAVGVAQKLISQDLKDGFVAEIRDDYEQVRARHAQRQSQAKWLSLDKARANKFDINWDAYQAKAPKNLGVFTFNDYSLEEISRFLDWTPFFYSWELKGRYPKILDDADKGEEATKLFADAKIMLKQIIDEKWLTANGVVGLFAANSIDDDVEIYADETRTEVLETFHFLRQQQQKPAGKENQCLADFIAPKEAGKKDYMGFFAVTTGVGIDEKVAEFEAQHDMYNAIMLKALADRLAEAFAELMHDKVRKKLWGYASDESLDNDALIAEKYQGIRPAPGYPACPEHTEKGLLWSLLDVEKNTGMTITDHYAMLPTAAVSGYYFSHPDSKYFTVGKINREQVEDYAARKGMSMDEAERWLAPNLGYEP, encoded by the coding sequence ATGTCTAAATTTGAACAAATCACTCAACTGCTCGCAAAGCGTATTCTGATTCTTGACGGTGCGATGGGCACGATGATTCAGCGTCATAAGCTGGAAGAGGCTGATTATCGTGGTGAGCGCTTTTCAGATTTTCATGTTGACCTGAAAGGCAATAACGACCTGCTGAGTTTGACGCAGCCCGATATCATTCGTGATATTCATACCGCTTATCTGGAAGCGGGCGCTGATATTGTTGAAACCAATACGTTCAATTCGACATCAATGTCGATGGCCGATTACGAAATGGAATCGTTGGTTTATGAATTGAATGTGGCCGGTGCAAGGTTGGCGCGAGAAGCGTGTGATTTGATGACCGCTAAAACGCCACATAAACCGCGTTTTGTGGCGGGTGTATTGGGGCCAACGGGTCGGACGTGCTCTATTTCTCCTGACGTTAACAACCCAGGCTATCGAAATGTAACGTTTGACCAGTTGGTCGAGGCTTATGTTGAGGCAATGCATGGCCTGGTTGAGGGTGGTTCAGATATTATCCTGATTGAAACTATTTTTGATACCTTGAATGCCAAAGCGGCAATCTTTGCTGTTGAAAAATACTTTGAGACCAATGATCTCCGCTTGCCCGTGATGATCTCTGGCACGATTACGGATGCCAGTGGCCGTACGTTATCCGGTCAAACCACCGAAGCATTCTGGAACGCATTGAACCACGCGAACCCCATCAGTATTGGTCTGAACTGTGCTTTGGGTGCGGATGAGCTGCGTCAGTATGTGGAAGAGCTGTCACGCATTGCGGATACTCATGTAAGCGCACATCCTAATGCAGGTTTGCCCAATGAATTTGGTGAGTATGACGAAACACCCGAAGAGATGGCAGCGGCGATTGGCGAGTGGGCACAGAGTGGCTTTCTTAATATTATTGGCGGGTGCTGTGGCACCACGCCCGATTTTATCAAAGCCATTGCGGATGCAGTCAGTCAATACGCGCCTCGTCAGATACCTGAAATAGAACCTCAGTGTCGATTGAGTGGCTTGGAGCCTTTTAATATTGCGCCTGATTCACTGTTTGTTAATATCGGTGAGCGCGCCAATGTGACTGGTTCAGCTAAATTCAAACGCCTGATTCTGGAAGAGCAGTATGACGAGGCGCTGGATGTTTGCCGTGCCCAGGTAGAAAATGGTGCACAAGTGATCGACATCAATATGGATGAAGCGATGCTTGATGGTGAGAAGGCGATGGTGACCTTTCTCAATCTAATTGCTTCAGAGCCGGATATTTCTAAAGTGCCGGTGATGGTGGATTCATCAAAGTGGCCGATTATTGAAGCAGGTTTGAAGTGCATTCAAGGCAAGGGTATTGTCAATTCAATCAGCCTGAAAGAGGGTGAAAAGAACTTTATCAAACACGCTCGCTTATGTCGTCAATATGGCGCAGCCATCATCGTCATGGCTTTTGACGAAAAGGGGCAGGCGGATACTCAAACACGTAAAATAGAGATCTGTGCTCGTTCTTATAATGTGCTGGTCAATAAAGTCGGCTTTCCTCCTCAGGATATTATTTTTGATCCCAATATCTTTGCCGTGGCAACGGGGATTGATGAGCATAATAATTATGCCGTTGATTTTATTGAAGCGACGCGTGAGATCAAAAAAAACCTACCCTATGCGCTGATTTCGGGGGGCGTGTCCAACGTCTCTTTCTCTCTGCGTGGCAATAATCCAGTGCGTGAAGCGATTCATGCGGTCTTTCTTTATCATGCAATCAAAGCCGGTATGGATATGGGGATCGTCAACGCCGGGCAGTTGGCGGTGTATGACGACTTGCCGGATGAGCTACGCGAACGTGTCGAAGATGTGGTGCTGAATCGGCGTGATGATGCGACAGACCGTTTGCTTGAAGTTGCAAACGACTATCGAGGCGATGGCACGGCTGCCAAAGAAGAAGCACAGGAGTGGCGTTCGTGGCCAGTTGAAAAGCGAATCGAACACGCCATGGTCAAAGGGGTTGATAGTTACATTGTTGAAGATACAGAGGAGATACGCCAGCAGCTTGATCGCGCAATTCATGTAATTGAAGGGCCATTGATGGGTGGCATGAATGTGGTGGGGGATCTGTTTGGTGCAGGGAAAATGTTTTTGCCTCAAGTGGTGAAATCTGCGCGAGTCATGAAAAAAGCCGTGGCTCACCTGATTCCTTTTATTGAAGACGAAAAGGATGAAGGAGCCAAGTCGGCAGGCAAAATTTTAATGGCGACCGTTAAAGGTGATGTGCACGATATTGGTAAAAATATTGTTGGCGTGGTGTTGCAGTGTAATAACTTTGAGGTGGTTGATTTAGGCGTGATGGTGTCGACGGCGACGATACTAGATGAAGCCAAAAAACATAATGTAGATATCATCGGCCTTTCAGGGTTGATTACACCTTCTCTGGATGAAATGGTGCATGTGGCCAAAGAGATGCAGCGTCAAGGTTTTACGATTCCAATGATGTTAGGTGGAGCGACAACTTCTAAAGCACATACGGCGGTTAAAGTGGATCAAAACTATGATCATCCGACCGTTTGGGTTAAAGATGCATCGCGGGCTGTAGGGGTAGCACAAAAATTAATAAGCCAAGATCTGAAAGATGGTTTTGTGGCTGAAATTAGAGATGATTATGAGCAGGTGCGGGCGCGTCACGCTCAGCGTCAATCTCAAGCGAAATGGTTGTCTCTCGACAAAGCACGCGCCAATAAATTTGATATTAATTGGGATGCTTACCAAGCGAAAGCTCCCAAAAATCTGGGTGTATTCACTTTTAATGACTACTCTCTGGAAGAGATCAGCCGCTTTCTCGATTGGACACCTTTTTTCTATTCATGGGAGCTTAAAGGGCGTTATCCAAAAATCCTTGATGATGCAGATAAAGGTGAAGAAGCGACAAAGCTTTTTGCTGATGCAAAGATTATGTTGAAACAGATTATTGATGAAAAGTGGTTAACGGCGAATGGCGTGGTGGGCTTGTTTGCTGCAAACAGTATTGATGATGATGTAGAAATTTATGCAGATGAAACTCGGACAGAGGTATTGGAAACTTTTCATTTTTTACGTCAGCAACAGCAAAAGCCAGCCGGAAAAGAAAATCAATGTCTGGCTGATTTCATCGCCCCTAAAGAAGCCGGTAAAAAAGATTATATGGGCTTTTTTGCCGTGACGACCGGTGTCGGAATTGATGAAAAGGTGGCTGAATTTGAAGCGCAACATGATATGTATAATGCGATTATGCTCAAAGCACTAGCCGACCGTCTTGCAGAAGCGTTTGCAGAGTTAATGCATGATAAAGTGCGCAAAAAATTATGGGGTTATGCTTCTGATGAGTCACTGGATAATGACGCACTGATCGCTGAAAAATACCAGGGAATTCGACCTGCCCCAGGTTATCCGGCCTGCCCTGAACATACGGAGAAAGGGTTGCTCTGGAGTTTGCTTGATGTTGAAAAAAACACGGGAATGACCATTACAGATCATTACGCGATGCTGCCAACGGCCGCAGTCAGTGGTTACTATTTTTCACACCCTGATTCTAAATACTTCACGGTTGGAAAAATTAATCGTGAGCAAGTGGAGGATTATGCAGCGCGTAAAGGTATGTCAATGGATGAGGCAGAGCGTTGGCTTGCGCCTAACTTGGGATATGAGCCGTAG
- a CDS encoding glutathione S-transferase N-terminal domain-containing protein, giving the protein MKFVRLILGSLVLFVSWITWPRAGKRSEEKQDEIEMLLKNYSLYQFHSCPFCVKVRRAMQRLNLPIELRDAKDNSTFRDELLQQGGKVKVPCLRIEGADGSVEWMYESNDIIAYLEKTFPLEK; this is encoded by the coding sequence ATGAAGTTTGTACGGCTTATTCTAGGTTCTCTCGTATTATTTGTTAGTTGGATAACATGGCCCCGTGCTGGAAAGCGCTCTGAAGAAAAACAGGATGAGATTGAAATGCTTCTGAAAAACTACTCCCTTTACCAATTTCACTCCTGTCCATTTTGCGTGAAAGTGCGCCGGGCAATGCAGCGATTGAACCTGCCCATTGAATTGCGCGATGCTAAAGATAACTCAACGTTTCGTGATGAATTGTTGCAACAGGGTGGGAAAGTTAAAGTGCCATGTTTGCGTATTGAAGGAGCCGATGGGTCGGTCGAATGGATGTATGAATCTAATGATATTATCGCTTATTTAGAGAAGACTTTTCCGTTAGAAAAATAA
- the purB gene encoding adenylosuccinate lyase, translated as MELSSLTAISPVDGRYNKTVSSLRPVFSEYGLIHHRVIIEVRWLQLLAKQEKIAEVPTLSTEANDTLESIINNFSEKDALRVKTIESTTNHDVKAVEYFLKEKIEGNSELEALSEFIHFACTSEDINNLAYALMLKTARTQVLLPILNECISAIKALAHSHAELPMLSRTHGQTASPTTLGKEFANVVYRLQRQYDQIKSVPIMGKINGAVGNYNAHLSAYPEIDWQTLAEQFVTDLGLTWNPYTTQIEPHDYIAELFDAQARFNTILIDFSRDIWGYISLGYFKQKVIEGEIGSSTMPHKVNPIDFENAEGNLGIANAIFNHLSAKLPISRWQRDLTDSTVLRNLGVGAAHSVIAYHACLKGIGKLQHNPQRTETDLDQSWEVLAEPIQTVMRRYGIEKPYEKLKELTRGQSITQETLSLFIQTLDIPETEKKRLLKLSPKNYIGNAIAQAKTI; from the coding sequence ATGGAACTTTCTTCACTCACCGCCATATCCCCTGTTGATGGTCGTTACAATAAAACTGTTTCCAGTTTACGTCCTGTTTTTAGTGAATATGGGCTGATTCACCATCGCGTGATTATTGAAGTTCGCTGGTTGCAACTGCTTGCAAAACAAGAAAAAATAGCTGAAGTCCCAACACTCAGTACAGAAGCCAACGATACGCTCGAATCCATCATCAATAACTTCAGTGAGAAAGACGCTTTACGTGTTAAAACCATAGAAAGCACGACCAACCATGATGTAAAAGCTGTTGAGTATTTTTTAAAAGAAAAAATTGAAGGCAACAGCGAGCTTGAAGCCCTTAGTGAATTTATCCACTTTGCCTGCACTTCGGAAGATATCAATAACCTCGCCTACGCTTTGATGTTGAAAACAGCGCGTACGCAAGTGCTACTGCCCATACTGAATGAATGCATCAGCGCAATCAAAGCACTGGCTCACAGCCACGCCGAACTGCCTATGCTATCACGCACACACGGCCAAACAGCTTCACCGACCACTTTAGGTAAAGAGTTTGCCAATGTCGTCTATCGCCTGCAACGCCAATATGATCAAATAAAAAGCGTACCAATTATGGGTAAAATCAATGGCGCGGTCGGAAACTATAATGCTCACCTTTCCGCATACCCTGAAATTGACTGGCAAACACTGGCCGAACAGTTTGTAACCGATCTAGGGCTCACTTGGAATCCCTACACCACACAAATTGAACCGCATGACTACATCGCCGAACTCTTTGATGCACAGGCACGTTTCAATACCATACTAATTGATTTTTCTCGTGATATATGGGGATATATTTCACTCGGTTATTTCAAGCAAAAAGTGATTGAAGGTGAAATAGGCTCCTCAACCATGCCTCACAAAGTCAACCCGATTGACTTTGAAAATGCGGAAGGAAACTTAGGAATTGCCAATGCAATATTTAACCACTTGTCTGCCAAGCTTCCCATTTCACGCTGGCAACGTGACCTCACCGACTCAACCGTACTGCGTAATCTAGGGGTTGGTGCCGCACACTCAGTCATCGCATACCATGCCTGCCTGAAAGGTATCGGGAAATTACAACACAACCCACAGCGCACTGAAACAGACCTGGACCAATCATGGGAAGTGCTTGCCGAGCCGATTCAAACCGTCATGCGCCGCTATGGTATAGAAAAACCATATGAAAAACTAAAGGAGCTGACACGCGGACAAAGCATTACACAAGAAACATTAAGCCTGTTTATACAAACGCTTGATATCCCTGAAACAGAAAAAAAACGATTATTAAAACTTAGCCCTAAAAATTATATTGGTAATGCGATCGCACAGGCGAAAACAATATAA
- a CDS encoding cellulose biosynthesis cyclic di-GMP-binding regulatory protein BcsB, with protein MSCKNFTFSKTRFFKYLFLFLFFPSAGFGSDVRITSDSNGIKKPGGQVLTSLKDLGNETGIRFESAVIGHEEKLTYSVPHDTKISSASIHLRYETSQLLNKGSTILLLVNGYPLEQVQLTDEKYRSEFQVDIPVNLIQPGTLDITIKVTLLTLEEDYLASHMNGALLYIESDSTLTIGYQGDISSLRDAWVLLPKKVILTVPERSFSEDEYYAVWGIMDHLYRQGKEISITHYPEIGHLVFGDRSRLKKQLLQELPAAQAKQEGFDSFRALDDSMIMLVSSPLRSVISITKPAEVSASALMNNSWQKLVAGDQYKIFTTDSSEKFNYSDDVAYEIRLSDFGMDTSTRYIWGNTEWELLLDPLKMPAGTRPAMLFLDLIVPPSSNKAAFSLYTYLNDIMIHAQHLDDSGDVQRLQIPLPARYQQLYNNLRIQILNTEARSIDFQQGATTFPIQILPESALILERNTTKPKRFVDLPAYLADQFDFYLPSAYLDSPDESLLFTAAFTANFPVPFAHRKATFVQPGSILTPARPFIALGDVVLSELNAPVRFDQGVIDIRDRKNESLLQVDKLSGIAIAQLVTSNGQHGLWLRSGDNNPYPDVRRLFLNEDDVAFADRSGLLFSLNSTEPTLARVHYPTARNWLVTVSEYRFWIMVFVWLILTLGIVYLFRRRRQHQNNT; from the coding sequence ATGAGTTGTAAGAATTTTACTTTTAGTAAAACAAGATTTTTTAAGTATTTATTTTTATTTTTATTTTTTCCATCTGCTGGGTTCGGTTCGGATGTCAGAATAACATCAGATAGTAACGGCATTAAAAAACCAGGCGGACAGGTGTTAACCAGCCTGAAAGATCTTGGGAATGAGACTGGTATTCGTTTTGAAAGTGCTGTAATTGGTCATGAAGAAAAACTGACTTACTCTGTTCCCCACGACACAAAAATATCATCTGCAAGCATTCATCTTCGTTACGAAACTTCACAATTATTGAATAAAGGTTCGACTATCCTGTTGTTGGTTAACGGCTATCCGCTTGAACAGGTGCAATTGACAGATGAAAAATATCGTAGTGAATTCCAAGTCGATATTCCTGTTAATTTAATACAACCCGGCACCCTAGATATCACTATAAAAGTAACCTTACTCACTTTAGAAGAGGATTATTTGGCCTCGCATATGAACGGTGCTTTACTTTATATTGAGTCGGATTCAACACTAACCATTGGTTATCAGGGCGATATTTCATCACTACGCGATGCTTGGGTCTTGTTGCCCAAAAAAGTCATTCTAACAGTTCCGGAACGATCATTTTCCGAGGATGAATATTATGCAGTCTGGGGGATTATGGATCATCTGTACCGCCAAGGAAAAGAAATTAGCATTACGCATTACCCGGAAATTGGCCATCTCGTTTTCGGGGACAGGTCAAGACTAAAGAAACAGTTATTGCAGGAGTTGCCAGCAGCACAAGCGAAGCAGGAGGGCTTTGATTCGTTTAGAGCCCTTGATGACAGTATGATTATGTTGGTGAGTAGTCCGCTGCGTAGTGTTATTTCTATTACTAAGCCTGCTGAAGTATCGGCTTCTGCGTTAATGAATAATAGCTGGCAAAAACTTGTGGCAGGAGATCAGTATAAAATTTTCACTACCGATTCCAGTGAAAAGTTTAATTATTCTGATGATGTCGCGTATGAAATAAGGCTTTCTGATTTTGGTATGGATACATCAACCCGTTATATTTGGGGTAATACGGAATGGGAGTTATTACTGGATCCTCTCAAAATGCCCGCGGGTACACGCCCAGCGATGTTATTTTTAGATTTGATTGTTCCGCCGTCATCCAATAAGGCGGCATTCAGCTTATATACATATTTGAATGATATCATGATCCACGCGCAGCATCTGGATGACAGTGGCGATGTGCAGCGCCTGCAAATCCCGCTGCCTGCCAGATATCAGCAGTTGTATAATAATCTGCGTATACAAATTCTGAATACAGAAGCCAGAAGTATTGACTTTCAACAGGGAGCCACTACATTTCCGATTCAAATATTGCCTGAAAGTGCTTTGATTCTCGAACGGAATACGACTAAACCCAAACGATTTGTCGACCTTCCGGCTTATCTTGCCGATCAATTCGACTTCTATCTGCCTTCGGCTTACCTCGATAGTCCGGATGAGTCGTTGCTCTTCACAGCGGCTTTTACTGCAAATTTTCCGGTACCTTTTGCACATCGTAAGGCCACTTTCGTTCAGCCTGGCAGTATTCTTACCCCCGCGCGTCCATTTATTGCCTTGGGTGATGTTGTGCTTTCAGAATTGAACGCGCCAGTGAGGTTTGATCAAGGTGTTATTGATATTCGGGACAGAAAGAACGAATCATTATTGCAGGTAGATAAGTTGTCAGGCATTGCAATTGCGCAGCTTGTTACCAGTAATGGCCAACACGGTTTGTGGTTACGTTCCGGTGACAATAACCCTTATCCGGATGTGCGCAGGTTGTTTCTTAACGAAGATGATGTTGCTTTTGCAGATCGGAGTGGTTTGCTGTTCAGCCTGAATAGCACAGAGCCCACTCTGGCCAGGGTGCATTACCCGACAGCTCGCAACTGGCTGGTAACCGTCAGTGAATACCGTTTCTGGATAATGGTTTTTGTATGGCTGATTTTGACATTGGGTATTGTTTATTTATTCAGACGCCGCCGTCAACATCAGAATAATACCTAG
- a CDS encoding glycosyltransferase, whose protein sequence is MDDSTVFKKNAVGDVTLIGALLVDRGLLQQKQLDTALELQGKWGTRLGDILLSKGWVRAQDFYFTLAIQYRKPFVDLFKERPDKSLWKNEELTRYTGLLLLPLRKTDGRTLFAVADPTPAVFEYMDEHSDGLYDYVITSKFDIIWSAQNEADNHFSDRAVNELARQQPVNSASEVFTRAQLLWMYGVLSVIIVSAALWPITTLILINLFISVFMLLNFGLRMLFAWVGSHTKIDVKVTDEEVRALDDRDLPFYTVLVPMYKEPSVLPIITESLRNIDYPLSKLDIKLILEDDDEETIAAAKKLNLESIFEIIRVPVSLPKTKPKACNYALSFARGELVTIYDAEDKPERDQLKKAVIAFRKAPKNTAVIQARLNYFNANENWLTRMFTLEYSLWFDFYLPALEALKIPIPLGGTSNHFKLDILKSVNAWDPYNVTEDADLGVRLTQLNYHVGVVNSTTYEEATNQFGNWIRQRSRWIKGYMQTYLVHMRHPIRLYKSLGHVGFWGFQFFIGGAVLSCLLAPVLYVTYFTWLYTQTNAMDAIFPSIVLYASLFSLLLGNGLLIYLSTLCVFKRHLYHLIPWALTVPVYWLMMSIAAYKALWQLIHKPFYWEKTTHGLTSFLHADPRKKNNQADT, encoded by the coding sequence ATGGATGACTCCACAGTTTTTAAGAAAAATGCAGTAGGTGATGTCACTCTTATTGGGGCGTTGCTGGTTGATCGTGGGCTACTTCAGCAGAAGCAGCTGGATACAGCACTTGAACTACAAGGAAAATGGGGTACACGCCTAGGCGATATCTTGCTATCCAAGGGCTGGGTACGTGCTCAGGATTTTTATTTCACGCTGGCTATTCAGTATCGAAAACCATTTGTTGATCTTTTTAAAGAACGTCCAGATAAAAGTTTGTGGAAAAATGAAGAGCTAACTCGTTATACGGGATTACTTCTGCTGCCTTTACGTAAAACGGATGGGCGTACCTTGTTTGCCGTGGCAGACCCGACACCAGCGGTGTTTGAGTATATGGATGAGCATAGCGATGGTTTGTATGATTATGTCATAACGTCCAAATTTGACATTATATGGTCGGCGCAAAACGAGGCGGACAATCATTTTAGTGACCGGGCGGTGAATGAACTCGCTCGGCAACAACCAGTGAATTCAGCCAGCGAAGTATTTACCCGTGCACAGTTGCTTTGGATGTATGGTGTATTATCCGTGATTATTGTATCTGCCGCACTTTGGCCGATTACTACTCTGATTCTGATTAACCTGTTCATTAGTGTTTTTATGCTGTTGAATTTTGGTTTGCGCATGTTGTTTGCCTGGGTCGGCAGTCATACAAAAATTGATGTTAAGGTTACTGACGAAGAAGTCCGTGCGCTTGATGACCGTGACTTGCCTTTTTATACGGTTCTTGTTCCTATGTACAAGGAACCAAGTGTGTTGCCCATTATTACCGAATCATTGAGAAATATTGACTATCCACTTTCAAAGTTAGATATCAAACTGATACTTGAAGACGATGATGAGGAAACGATTGCTGCAGCTAAGAAACTTAATCTGGAAAGTATTTTCGAAATTATTCGTGTTCCGGTTTCGTTGCCGAAAACCAAGCCGAAGGCCTGTAACTATGCGTTGAGCTTTGCGCGCGGCGAGTTGGTCACGATTTATGATGCCGAGGACAAGCCTGAGCGTGATCAGTTAAAAAAAGCGGTTATCGCTTTTCGTAAGGCACCGAAAAATACTGCTGTAATTCAGGCACGTCTTAATTATTTTAATGCCAATGAAAATTGGCTTACACGTATGTTTACACTGGAGTATTCCCTCTGGTTTGATTTTTATTTACCCGCACTTGAAGCACTGAAAATACCGATACCTCTGGGCGGCACCTCAAATCACTTCAAACTTGATATTCTGAAAAGTGTTAACGCATGGGATCCTTATAATGTTACTGAAGATGCCGACTTGGGTGTTCGTCTGACACAGCTAAATTACCATGTAGGTGTGGTTAACTCGACAACTTATGAAGAAGCTACGAATCAGTTTGGTAACTGGATACGGCAACGTTCACGCTGGATTAAAGGTTATATGCAAACCTACCTTGTGCATATGCGTCACCCCATACGTTTGTATAAATCACTGGGGCATGTTGGCTTCTGGGGCTTCCAGTTTTTTATCGGTGGCGCTGTTCTCAGTTGTTTGTTGGCACCTGTTCTCTATGTAACGTACTTTACCTGGCTGTATACTCAAACCAATGCAATGGATGCCATCTTTCCATCCATTGTGCTGTATGCCAGCCTATTCAGCTTGTTGCTGGGTAATGGGCTATTGATTTACCTGTCAACACTGTGTGTATTTAAACGTCATTTGTACCACCTCATACCTTGGGCGCTGACAGTCCCGGTTTATTGGTTGATGATGTCGATTGCTGCCTATAAAGCACTTTGGCAGCTCATCCATAAACCTTTCTACTGGGAAAAAACCACTCATGGCTTGACTAGCTTTTTGCATGCTGATCCGCGTAAAAAAAATAACCAGGCCGATACATAA